One Solanum pennellii chromosome 9, SPENNV200 DNA segment encodes these proteins:
- the LOC107029983 gene encoding LOW QUALITY PROTEIN: putative wall-associated receptor kinase-like 16 (The sequence of the model RefSeq protein was modified relative to this genomic sequence to represent the inferred CDS: inserted 2 bases in 2 codons): MAFDKDRVVGQGGLGTVYXGYLKDNCIVAXKKCKLIDRNQIEQFINEVLVLSQINHRNVVKLLGCFLEMGVPLLVYEFINNGALSEHLHNKLKASTLSLVIHLKVAAETAGLLSYLHSAAYPPIIHRDIKSVNRIPNDGSILLDKSYTTKVSDFGASRLVPADQTEISILVQGTLGYLDPEYLQTSQLTEKNDVYSFGVVLGELLTGDDRPTMKEVAAEVEAGSRLKHSWAQTDQHSEEIESLLQDTQPLGFGYEYSEHCVHIDSITSHITLPFPGGR; this comes from the exons ATGGCTTTTGACAAAGACAGAGTTGTTGGTCAAGGAGGTCTTGGAACTGTTT AAGGATATCTGAAAGATAATTGTATCGTTG ATAAAAAATGCAAGTTAATTGATCGCAATCAAATTGAACAATTCATAAATGAAGTCCTTGTCCTTTCCCAAATCAACCATAGAAATGTGGTTAAGCTCTTAGGTTGTTTCCTTGAGATGGGAGTTCCACTATTGGTGTATGAATTTATCAACAATGGAGCACTTTCTGAACACttacataataaattaaaggCGTCAACTCTTTCTTTGGTTATTCATCTGAAAGTTGCTGCAGAAACTGCTGGATTACTTTCCTACTTACACTCAGCAGCTTACCCTCCTATCATTCATAGAGATATTAAGTCAGTCAACAGGATCCCTA ACGATGGCTCAATTCTTCTAGACAAAAGCTACACAACCAAAGTGTCTGATTTCGGAGCATCCAGGTTGGTTCCTGCTGATCAAACCGAGATATCTATATTAGTTCAAGGAACTCTAGGATATTTAGATCCTGAATACTTGCAAACAAGTCAACTCACAGAAAAAAATGATGTATACAGTTTTGGAGTAGTGCTTGGAGAGCTACTAACCG GGGATGATCGACCTACAATGAAGGAAGTTGCAGCAGAAGTGGAAGCTGGATCGAGATTGAAGCACTCGTGGGCTCAAACTGATCAACATTCAGAGGAGATAGAGTCCTTATTGCAGGACACTCAACCGTTGGGATTTGGATACGAATATAGTGAACACTGTGTCCATATTGATAGTATAACGAGCCACATAACTTTACCATTTCCTGGAGGAAGGTGA